A window from Dunckerocampus dactyliophorus isolate RoL2022-P2 chromosome 15, RoL_Ddac_1.1, whole genome shotgun sequence encodes these proteins:
- the LOC129194909 gene encoding AF4/FMR2 family member 1-like produces the protein MIKEPLCVQECLCSLCQATPTRPLTQCPTIRANQWPLTPNFMAAKETLLKPPLQLPQTLSVCFEGQLSLRHGRRSGTATRQPHLGPDQAGRNQGHTTDGPPTTALTAPRQPQGRAHPLGERKQMQQLARTGRGKGNQPPRYSMGLGLQAAASLQPTPDLPGHSAWPARPRKTAPPKPEPKTNTHHGPITHPKRALTAPKMASPAPQSTHTTTAA, from the exons ATGATAAAGGAGCCCTTGTGTGTCCAGGAATGCCTTTGCTCTTTATGCCAGGCTACCCCAACCAGGCCCCTTACCCAGTGCCCCACCATAAGGGCCAACCAGTGGCCACTTACCCCGAATTTCATGGCAGCTAAGGAGACTCTGCTCAAACCTCCCCTCCAG CttccccaaaccctaagtgtctgcTTTGAGGGGCAACTGAGTCTGAGGCACGGCAGGAGAAGTGGAACAGCCACGAGGCAGCCCCATCTAGGCCCGGACCAAGCAGGAAGGAACCAAGGACATACGACTGAtgggccacccaccacagcccttACCGCCCCCAGGCAACCCCAGGGAAGAGCCCACCCACTAGGAGAGCGGAAGCAGATGCAGCAACTGGCCAGGACAGGTAGGGGGAAAGGGAACCAGCCTCCTAGGTACAGTATGGGACTTGGGCTGCAAGCAGCAGCCAGTTTGCAGCCCACACCCGACCTGCCAGGACACTCAGCCTGGCCCGCCCGACCCCGAAAAACAGCCCCACCAAAACCGGAGCCCAAAACCAACACACACCACGGACCAATCACACACCCCAAGAGAGCCCTGACCGCCCCCAAAATGGCAAGCCCTGCACCCCAATCTACACACACCACCACGGCAGCCTAA